From Pristiophorus japonicus isolate sPriJap1 chromosome 1, sPriJap1.hap1, whole genome shotgun sequence, a single genomic window includes:
- the mfhas1 gene encoding malignant fibrous histiocytoma-amplified sequence 1 homolog isoform X2, with translation MAENTGNVKTAKVWREAALRCRKLRSNLRQLTVCSHSSQRLALPDNLGQVQILDLANNSLQELPDGLDGPLPNLRALIVRRNRLCRVPAPLCALGLLRELDLAHNLLAQLPADLGRLQRLQKLCLSHNRLQLLPPELGALRGLQELDVSFNQLCQLPATLGQLRQLRTLDVDHNRLTHFPRQILQLGQLEELDFSGNPIGALPHDLPLLRSVKILWLSGLQLPCLPDTFCQLAALESLMLDNNALHSLPASFGELARLQMINLSSNRFEHFPAALLQLGRLEELYLSRNQLSVVPPRISELAQLATLWLDNNRVRCLPDSIVELANLEELVLQGNQIAILPDSFGRLSKVSLWKIKDNPLIQPPYEVCMKGIPYIAAYQKELALSQPALQPRLKLVLMGPKCAGKTSLRRCLVGDVSRPLAAPSPSKGIEVTQWVADAENSLTFIVYDLAGGENYDLIRPFFLSPGALYVLVLSLKAYVSGRFYPLLGHFLHLLGARVPHGVVCVVGAHVDQCSDREVEEKCLDIHRQIALQEKRDVESLQAVAQQVDGALGLEFELRAASPHAPFSGVSDKNLRRKKAQVQYLLNNRLQILSPVIPVSCRDQHTGIGRLKDKLLSVAEHRDIFPNLHRVLPRSWQRLEELHFKPQELWLSWWDSARLGLQAGLTEDRLQSALSYLHESGKLLYFEDSLTLKECVFHNLTKLIDILNVFFQRDAAVLLQKLLADANIDELRATQLHHYVEGFLLHGLLPLHIIRLLLKPHIKTQQDLHLILELLEKMGLCYCLNKPKVTPLNGAAVWFKFPCYVKNEVPHAEAWINGSNLTGQPFAIEQLQVEYSFPFLFPPGLFARYSVQINSHVVHRSDGKYQIFAYRGKVPVVISYRPTQSSLQADTLSIASHASLPNIWTAWQAIIPLVEELNVLLQEWPGLYFTVQVLCSKCLKRGSSNPHTFPGSSMAPVLSTDETCCL, from the coding sequence aTGGCTGAGAACACGGGCAATGTGAAGACGGCCAAAGTGTGGCGGGAGGCAGCGCTGCGCTGCCGCAAACTCCGCAGCAACTTGCGCCAGCTCACCGTGTGCAGCCACAGCAGCCAGCGCCTGGCCTTGCCCGACAACCTGGGCCAGGTGCAGATCCTCGACCTGGCCAACAACTCGCTGCAGGAGCTGCCCGACGGCCTGGACGGCCCGCTGCCCAACCTGCGGGCGCTGATCGTGCGCCGCAACCGCCTGTGCCGCGTCCCGGCGCCGCTCTGCGCGCTGGGCCTGCTGAGGGAGCTGGACCTGGCTCACAACCTGCTGGCTCAGCTGCCCGCCGACCTGGGCCGCCTGCAGCGCCTGCAGAAGCTGTGCCTGAGCCACAACCGCCTGCAGCTGCTGCCGCCCGAGCTCGGCGCCCTGCGCGGCCTGCAGGAGCTGGACGTCAGCTTCAACCAGCTGTGCCAGCTGCCCGCCACCTTGGGCCAGCTGCGCCAGCTCCGCACGCTGGACGTCGACCACAACCGCCTGACCCACTTCCCCCGCCAGATCCTGCAGCTCGGCCAGCTGGAGGAGCTGGACTTCTCCGGCAACCCGATCGGCGCGCTGCCCCACGACCTGCCGCTGCTGCGCTCGGTGAAGATCCTGTGGCTGAGCGGCCTGCAGCTGCCGTGCCTGCCCGACACCTTCTGCCAGCTGGCCGCCCTGGAGAGCCTGATGCTCGACAACAACGCCCTGCACTCGCTGCCCGCCAGCTTCGGCGAGCTGGCCCGGCTGCAGATGATCAACCTGTCGTCCAACCGCTTCGAGCACTTCCCCGCCGCCCTGCTGCAGCTGGGCCGCCTGGAGGAGCTGTACCTCAGCCGCAACCAGCTGTCGGTGGTGCCGCCGCGCATCAGCGAGCTGGCCCAGCTGGCCACGCTGTGGCTCGACAACAACCGCGTCCGCTGCCTGCCCGACTCCATCGTGGAGCTGGCCAACCTGGAGGAGCTGGTGCTGCAGGGCAACCAGATCGCCATCCTGCCCGACTCGTTCGGCCGCCTCTCCAAAGTCAGCCTGTGGAAGATCAAGGACAACCCGCTGATCCAGCCGCCCTACGAGGTGTGCATGAAGGGCATCCCTTACATCGCGGCCTACCAGAAGGAGCTGGCGCTGTCGCAGCCCGCCCTCCAGCCCAGGCTCAAGCTGGTGCTGATGGGGCCCAAGTGCGCGGGCAAGACCTCGCTCAGGCGGTGCCTGGTGGGCGACGTATCGCGCCCGCTCGCGGCGCCCAGCCCCAGCAAAGGCATCGAGGTCACCCAGTGGGTGGCCGACGCGGAGAACAGCCTCACCTTCATCGTCTACGACCTGGCCGGGGGCGAGAACTACGACCTGATCCGGCCCTTCTTCCTCTCCCCCGGCGCGCTCTACGTCCTGGTGCTCAGCCTGAAAGCGTATGTGTCGGGCCGCTTCTACCCGCTGCTCGGCCACTTCTTGCACCTGCTGGGGGCCAGGGTCCCCCACGGGGTCGTGTGCGTGGTGGGGGCGCACGTGGACCAGTGCAGCGACAGGGAGGTGGAGGAGAAGTGCCTGGACATCCACCGCCAGATTGCCCTGCAGGAGAAGCGCGACGTGGAGTCGCTGCAGGCCGTCGCCCAGCAGGTGGACGGGGCCCTGGGCCTGGAGTTCGAGCTGCGGGCCGCCAGTCCGCACGCGCCCTTTTCCGGGGTGTCCGACAAGAACCTGCGCAGGAAGAAGGCGCAAGTGCAGTACCTGCTGAACAACCGGCTCCAGATCCTCTCCCCGGTCATCCCCGTCAGCTGCCGCGACCAGCACACCGGCATCGGCCGCCTGAAGGACAAGCTGCTGTCGGTGGCCGAGCACCGCGACATCTTCCCCAACCTGCACCGAGTCTTGCCCAGGTCCTGGCAAAGGCTGGAAGAGCTGCACTTTAAGCCGCAGGAGCTGTGGCTCTCCTGGTGGGACTCTGCCAGGCTGGGACTGCAGGCGGGCCTGACTGAAGACCGGCTCCAAAGCGCCCTGTCCTACCTGCACGAAAGCGGCAAGTTGCTGTACTTCGAGGACAGCCTGACGCTCAAAGAGTGCGTCTTTCACAACCTGACCAAGCTGATCGACATCCTCAATGTCTTCTTCCAGCGCGACGCCGCGGTGCTGCTCCAGAAACTCTTGGCGGACGCGAATATCGACGAGCTGAGGGCAACGCAACTGCACCATTACGTGGAAGGCTTCCTGCTTCACGGGCTGCTCCCTCTGCACATTATCCGGCTGCTCTTGAAGCCGCACATCAAAACCCAGCAGGACCTGCACCTGATTCTGGAACTGCTGGAGAAGATGGGACTCTGTTACTGTCTCAACAAGCCCAAAGTGACCCCTCTGAACGGCGCGGCAGTTTGGTTCAAGTTCCCGTGCTATGTGAAAAATGAAGTCCCCCATGCAGAAGCCTGGATCAATGGGTCTAACCTCACCGGGCAGCCGTTTGCCATCGAACAGCTGCAGGTGGAATACAGCTTCCCCTTTTTGTTCCCGCCAGGCCTGTTTGCGAGATATAGCGTGCAGATCAACTCTCATGTTGTACACCGGTCAGACGGCAAGTACCAGATCTTTGCTTACCGGGGCAAGGTTCCAGTGGTGATCAGTTACAGGCCCACCCAAAGCAGTCTGCAAGCAGACACCTTATCTATTGCAAGCCATGCTTCCTTGCCAAATATTTGGACAGCATGGCAAGCCATAATCCCGCTGGTGGAAGAACTAAACGTGCTCCTCCAGGAATGGCCGGGGTTATACTTCACTGTGCAAGTCCTGTGCTCCAAGTGCCTTAAAAGAGGGTCCTCAAATCCTCACACCTTTCCAG
- the mfhas1 gene encoding malignant fibrous histiocytoma-amplified sequence 1 homolog isoform X1 — protein sequence MAENTGNVKTAKVWREAALRCRKLRSNLRQLTVCSHSSQRLALPDNLGQVQILDLANNSLQELPDGLDGPLPNLRALIVRRNRLCRVPAPLCALGLLRELDLAHNLLAQLPADLGRLQRLQKLCLSHNRLQLLPPELGALRGLQELDVSFNQLCQLPATLGQLRQLRTLDVDHNRLTHFPRQILQLGQLEELDFSGNPIGALPHDLPLLRSVKILWLSGLQLPCLPDTFCQLAALESLMLDNNALHSLPASFGELARLQMINLSSNRFEHFPAALLQLGRLEELYLSRNQLSVVPPRISELAQLATLWLDNNRVRCLPDSIVELANLEELVLQGNQIAILPDSFGRLSKVSLWKIKDNPLIQPPYEVCMKGIPYIAAYQKELALSQPALQPRLKLVLMGPKCAGKTSLRRCLVGDVSRPLAAPSPSKGIEVTQWVADAENSLTFIVYDLAGGENYDLIRPFFLSPGALYVLVLSLKAYVSGRFYPLLGHFLHLLGARVPHGVVCVVGAHVDQCSDREVEEKCLDIHRQIALQEKRDVESLQAVAQQVDGALGLEFELRAASPHAPFSGVSDKNLRRKKAQVQYLLNNRLQILSPVIPVSCRDQHTGIGRLKDKLLSVAEHRDIFPNLHRVLPRSWQRLEELHFKPQELWLSWWDSARLGLQAGLTEDRLQSALSYLHESGKLLYFEDSLTLKECVFHNLTKLIDILNVFFQRDAAVLLQKLLADANIDELRATQLHHYVEGFLLHGLLPLHIIRLLLKPHIKTQQDLHLILELLEKMGLCYCLNKPKVTPLNGAAVWFKFPCYVKNEVPHAEAWINGSNLTGQPFAIEQLQVEYSFPFLFPPGLFARYSVQINSHVVHRSDGKYQIFAYRGKVPVVISYRPTQSSLQADTLSIASHASLPNIWTAWQAIIPLVEELNVLLQEWPGLYFTVQVLCSKCLKRGSSNPHTFPGELLTQSRPEGVTEIICPKNGSERVDVALVYPPTPTVISPCCK from the coding sequence aTGGCTGAGAACACGGGCAATGTGAAGACGGCCAAAGTGTGGCGGGAGGCAGCGCTGCGCTGCCGCAAACTCCGCAGCAACTTGCGCCAGCTCACCGTGTGCAGCCACAGCAGCCAGCGCCTGGCCTTGCCCGACAACCTGGGCCAGGTGCAGATCCTCGACCTGGCCAACAACTCGCTGCAGGAGCTGCCCGACGGCCTGGACGGCCCGCTGCCCAACCTGCGGGCGCTGATCGTGCGCCGCAACCGCCTGTGCCGCGTCCCGGCGCCGCTCTGCGCGCTGGGCCTGCTGAGGGAGCTGGACCTGGCTCACAACCTGCTGGCTCAGCTGCCCGCCGACCTGGGCCGCCTGCAGCGCCTGCAGAAGCTGTGCCTGAGCCACAACCGCCTGCAGCTGCTGCCGCCCGAGCTCGGCGCCCTGCGCGGCCTGCAGGAGCTGGACGTCAGCTTCAACCAGCTGTGCCAGCTGCCCGCCACCTTGGGCCAGCTGCGCCAGCTCCGCACGCTGGACGTCGACCACAACCGCCTGACCCACTTCCCCCGCCAGATCCTGCAGCTCGGCCAGCTGGAGGAGCTGGACTTCTCCGGCAACCCGATCGGCGCGCTGCCCCACGACCTGCCGCTGCTGCGCTCGGTGAAGATCCTGTGGCTGAGCGGCCTGCAGCTGCCGTGCCTGCCCGACACCTTCTGCCAGCTGGCCGCCCTGGAGAGCCTGATGCTCGACAACAACGCCCTGCACTCGCTGCCCGCCAGCTTCGGCGAGCTGGCCCGGCTGCAGATGATCAACCTGTCGTCCAACCGCTTCGAGCACTTCCCCGCCGCCCTGCTGCAGCTGGGCCGCCTGGAGGAGCTGTACCTCAGCCGCAACCAGCTGTCGGTGGTGCCGCCGCGCATCAGCGAGCTGGCCCAGCTGGCCACGCTGTGGCTCGACAACAACCGCGTCCGCTGCCTGCCCGACTCCATCGTGGAGCTGGCCAACCTGGAGGAGCTGGTGCTGCAGGGCAACCAGATCGCCATCCTGCCCGACTCGTTCGGCCGCCTCTCCAAAGTCAGCCTGTGGAAGATCAAGGACAACCCGCTGATCCAGCCGCCCTACGAGGTGTGCATGAAGGGCATCCCTTACATCGCGGCCTACCAGAAGGAGCTGGCGCTGTCGCAGCCCGCCCTCCAGCCCAGGCTCAAGCTGGTGCTGATGGGGCCCAAGTGCGCGGGCAAGACCTCGCTCAGGCGGTGCCTGGTGGGCGACGTATCGCGCCCGCTCGCGGCGCCCAGCCCCAGCAAAGGCATCGAGGTCACCCAGTGGGTGGCCGACGCGGAGAACAGCCTCACCTTCATCGTCTACGACCTGGCCGGGGGCGAGAACTACGACCTGATCCGGCCCTTCTTCCTCTCCCCCGGCGCGCTCTACGTCCTGGTGCTCAGCCTGAAAGCGTATGTGTCGGGCCGCTTCTACCCGCTGCTCGGCCACTTCTTGCACCTGCTGGGGGCCAGGGTCCCCCACGGGGTCGTGTGCGTGGTGGGGGCGCACGTGGACCAGTGCAGCGACAGGGAGGTGGAGGAGAAGTGCCTGGACATCCACCGCCAGATTGCCCTGCAGGAGAAGCGCGACGTGGAGTCGCTGCAGGCCGTCGCCCAGCAGGTGGACGGGGCCCTGGGCCTGGAGTTCGAGCTGCGGGCCGCCAGTCCGCACGCGCCCTTTTCCGGGGTGTCCGACAAGAACCTGCGCAGGAAGAAGGCGCAAGTGCAGTACCTGCTGAACAACCGGCTCCAGATCCTCTCCCCGGTCATCCCCGTCAGCTGCCGCGACCAGCACACCGGCATCGGCCGCCTGAAGGACAAGCTGCTGTCGGTGGCCGAGCACCGCGACATCTTCCCCAACCTGCACCGAGTCTTGCCCAGGTCCTGGCAAAGGCTGGAAGAGCTGCACTTTAAGCCGCAGGAGCTGTGGCTCTCCTGGTGGGACTCTGCCAGGCTGGGACTGCAGGCGGGCCTGACTGAAGACCGGCTCCAAAGCGCCCTGTCCTACCTGCACGAAAGCGGCAAGTTGCTGTACTTCGAGGACAGCCTGACGCTCAAAGAGTGCGTCTTTCACAACCTGACCAAGCTGATCGACATCCTCAATGTCTTCTTCCAGCGCGACGCCGCGGTGCTGCTCCAGAAACTCTTGGCGGACGCGAATATCGACGAGCTGAGGGCAACGCAACTGCACCATTACGTGGAAGGCTTCCTGCTTCACGGGCTGCTCCCTCTGCACATTATCCGGCTGCTCTTGAAGCCGCACATCAAAACCCAGCAGGACCTGCACCTGATTCTGGAACTGCTGGAGAAGATGGGACTCTGTTACTGTCTCAACAAGCCCAAAGTGACCCCTCTGAACGGCGCGGCAGTTTGGTTCAAGTTCCCGTGCTATGTGAAAAATGAAGTCCCCCATGCAGAAGCCTGGATCAATGGGTCTAACCTCACCGGGCAGCCGTTTGCCATCGAACAGCTGCAGGTGGAATACAGCTTCCCCTTTTTGTTCCCGCCAGGCCTGTTTGCGAGATATAGCGTGCAGATCAACTCTCATGTTGTACACCGGTCAGACGGCAAGTACCAGATCTTTGCTTACCGGGGCAAGGTTCCAGTGGTGATCAGTTACAGGCCCACCCAAAGCAGTCTGCAAGCAGACACCTTATCTATTGCAAGCCATGCTTCCTTGCCAAATATTTGGACAGCATGGCAAGCCATAATCCCGCTGGTGGAAGAACTAAACGTGCTCCTCCAGGAATGGCCGGGGTTATACTTCACTGTGCAAGTCCTGTGCTCCAAGTGCCTTAAAAGAGGGTCCTCAAATCCTCACACCTTTCCAG